A DNA window from Tachysurus fulvidraco isolate hzauxx_2018 chromosome 4, HZAU_PFXX_2.0, whole genome shotgun sequence contains the following coding sequences:
- the sgpp1b gene encoding sphingosine-1-phosphate phosphatase 1 isoform X3 yields MGLTRLLTSLHDPQHVARFQELCGVRGSFTGGQVDAEQRDRPSRGGKGKHQDVNGAVNGTANGDTGESARARPSSGSGTDGMARGPLRKNSLTGEVGHQFVISNRFLYYAFTLGTELGNELFYISFFPFLTWNVDPYVARRLIAIWVWVMYLGQCTKDLVRWKRPASPPVVKLEVFYDSEYSMPSTHAMSGTAVPLGLFLLTCGRWEYPLLTGLVLVLSWSVLVCVSRVYMGMHSVLDVIAGFFFSLLILAIFYPALDAIDTFNLSSRYAPVLVVSFHAILGLFSFTLDTWSTSRGDTAQILGTGAGIAVASHLNHQLALIHDPPASMLPLQAPPLSLGLFGWSFVRFVLGVTMLFATRAVMKALTIPLVCRAVGISSQDVRIARQNMQVELPYRYIVYWTVGFSAFFVVPFIFSCVGLY; encoded by the exons ATGGGATTAACGCGGCTGTTGACATCGCTGCACGACCCGCAGCACGTCGCCCGGTTCCAGGAGCTGTGCGGTGTCCGGGGCTCCTTCACCGGGGGCCAGGTGGATGCAGAACAGCGAGACAGACCGTCCCGAGGAGGGAAAGGGAAACACCAGGACGTCAACGGCGCGGTAAACGGGACGGCGAACGGGGACACCGGAGAAAGCGCTCGCGCGCGTCCGTCTAGCGGTTCCGGGACGGACGGAATGGCTCGAGGGCCGCTGCGTAAGAACTCGCTGACGGGAGAGGTGGGTCACCAGTTCGTGATCTCCAACCGGTTCCTGTACTACGCGTTCACGCTGGGCACCGAACTGGGCAACGAGCTGTTCTACATCAGCTTTTTCCCGTTTCTCACCTGGAACGTAGACCCGTACGTCGCGCGCCGCCTGATTGCGATCTGGGTCTGGGTCATGTACCTGGGGCAGTGCACCAAGGACCTGGTGCGGTGGAAGCGGCCCGCCTCCCCTCCTGTGGTCAAGCTGGAGGTGTTTTACGACTCCGAGTACAGCATGCCGTCCACACACGCCATGTCCGGTACCGCCGTGCCGCTGGGACTCTTCCTGCTCACCTGCGGCCGCTGGGAG TATCCCTTACTCACCGGACTGGTGCTGGTGTTGAGCTGGAGcgtgctggtgtgtgtgagtcGCGTCTACATGGGCATGCACTCTGTCCTG GATGTGATTGCAGGGTTCTTTTTCAGCCTGCTCATCCTGGCCATATTCTATCCAGCGCTGGACGCCATCGACACCTTCAACCTGTCTTCCAGATACGCTCCGGTTCTCGTCGTGTCGTTCCACGCCATCCTGGGACTTTTCTCTTTCACGCTGGACACGTGGAGCACATCCCGAGGTGACACCGCTCAAATCCTGGGTACGGGCGCGGGCATCGCCGTGGCGTCTCATCTCAACCACCAGCTGGCTCTGATCCACGATCCTCCTGCCTCCATGCTGCCTCTGCAGGCTCCACCGCTCAGCCTGGGACTCTTCGGGTGGAGCTTCGTGCGATTTGTCCTGGGCGTGACGATGCTATTCGCCACAAGGGCGGTGATGAAGGCTCTCACCATCCCCCTGGTGTGCCGCGCCGTCGGGATCTCCAGCCAGGACGTCCGCATAGCCAGACAGAACATGCAGGTGGAGCTCCCGTACCGCTACATCGTTTACTGGACCGTCGGCTTCAGCGCCTTCTTCGTCGTACCCTTCATTTTCAGCTGCGTCGGCTTGTACTGA
- the LOC113656897 gene encoding macrophage mannose receptor 1-like: MERLTRSCSEMRPAAFCLLFLAGTFSLGSSVPWQFFYVNQSMTWADAQTYCRAKYIDLVTVGSMVEENILIALVATAAPGYSGSVWLGLHRTWGWITGEPHLGHIPFGAGEPNEGNDGAACGVINSYGLGDWFCSTNHYFVCYDDSTTPGKFVMVQLSTNWMNAEVYCRRYYANLAVVTTSAEQQQVTSLLNGDAFIGLISAQWSDYSFSAFRYWVGISDLETGLVNKCVAMVISASGKWKYFDCSTPNPFICYGVPSSPFQPVSRLYHAVRYLKTWPDAQSYCRTRFTDLATVDSVGDVYSVMNQVDLRYTGLLWIGLQSAANTRWCWSTGDEALANYFNWAINKPSGNFKCVSNMNGWWSDTDCQTPLYFVCYSEGEGYVMVNIYKTWQDAQSYCRSTYTDLARIRSPWEQNQVNGVVGRWVSVWIGLFLNSWQWSDQWSGCFRNWASGPPSVGTATCSAVETGTFGRWTTDICTTPHSFVCYGDVDRMTKQQIMQIRLVFSGSTDLNDASVRDAIMNQIKQKMQANGMNQNVRLSWRVRTDGGVFKKAETF, from the exons ATGGAACGTTTGACACGAAGCTGCTCAGAGATGCGTCCGGCTGCGTTTTGTCTGCTTTTTCTCGCAG GGACCTTCAGCCTGGGTTCCTCTGTGCCATGGCAGTTCTTCTACGTGAATCAGAGCATGACCTGGGCCGACGCTCAGACATACTGCCGAGCAAAGTACATCGACCTGGTCACCGTAGGCAGCATGGTGGAAGAAAACATCTTGATTGCGTTAGTCGCAACTGCTGCTCCCGGGTACAGCGGCTCGGTTTGGCTCGGACTTCATCGGACCTGGGGCTGGATTACAGGAGAACCTCATTTAGGCCACATTCCTTTTGGAGCTGGGGAGCCAAATGAAGGGAATGATGGAGCAGCATGTGGAGTGATAAATAGTTATGGACTGGGAGACTGGTTCTGTTCGACTAACCACTACTTTGTCTGTTACGATG aCTCAACTACCCCGGGTAAATTCGTCATGGTCCAACTTTCTACGAACTGGATGAACGCTGAGGTTTATTGTAGACGATATTATGCAAATCTCGCCGTCGTCACAACCTCTGCAGAACAGCAACAAGTTACTTCTCTGTTGAACGGCGACGCATTTATCGGCCTGATCTCGGCACAGTGGTCTGATTACAGTTTCTCTGCGTTCCGGTACTGGGTTGGAATATCAGACCTGGAGACAGGCCTTGTTAATAAatgtgttgccatggtgatatCTGCTTCTGGGAAATGGAAGTATTTTGATTGTTCAACTCCAAATCCATTCATATGCTATGGAG TTCCTTCTTCGCCGTTCCAACCTGTCTCTCGGCTCTACCACGCTGTAAGATATCTAAAGACCTGGCCGGATGCTCAGAGCTACTGTAGAACAAGGTTTACTGATCTGGCCACTGTGGACAGTGTGGGTGATGTGTACAGCGTGATGAATCAGGTGGATCTTAGATACACTGGACTTTTATGGATTGGGCTCCAGAGTGCAGCAAACACACGATGGTGCTGGTCTACAGGAGATGAAGCTCTCGCCAATTACTTTAACTGGGCCATAAACAAACCGAGCGGAAATTTCAAATGTGTATCAAACATGAACGGATGGTGGAGTGATACTGACTGTCAGACACCGCTATACTTCGTGTGCTACAGTG AAGGTGAGGGTTACGTCATGGTCAATATTTACAAAACATGGCAAGACGCTCAAAGTTACTGTCGAAGCACCTACACTGACTTGGCCCGCATCCGCTCTCCGTGGGAACAGAACCAGGTGAACGGTGTTGTCGGTAGATGGGTTTCTGTCTGGATTGGCTTGTTTCTCAACAGCTGGCAGTGGTCTGATCAGTGGAGCGGTTGTTTTAGAAACTGGGCGTCGGGACCACCGAGTGTCGGAACTGCCACCTGTTCTGCTGTGGAGACAGGAACCTTTGGAAGATGGACGACCGACATATGCACCACACCGCACTCTTTCGTCTGCTATGGAG ATGTGGACAGGATGACTAAACAACAGATCATGCAGATCAGATTGGTTTTCAGCGGATCGACCGACCTGAACGACGCGTCAGTGCGAGATGCGATCATGAATCAA ATTAAACAGAAAATGCAAGCGAATGGAATGAATCAAAATGTTAGACTGAGCTGGAGAGTGAGGACTGACGGAGGTGTCTTCAAGAAAGCTGAAACGTTTTAA
- the wdr89 gene encoding WD repeat-containing protein 89 has translation MDSLEDTFEELSISRRLQPDDPSYILDLSLSPIDLIAVSCSNHAVRLHAKETLRILGEYQGHTGAVFGVRFSPSLPNLLFTGSSDGTVRSWDVRQPGSFAVRVFRSDPDHAYCSFDVSCNDTVVCAGTEQLGEDSFLVFWDSRMMGSGAKKDGLLGVYSESHSDDITAVRFHPKQADRLASGSTDGLVNVFDLSLGKEDDALVTTCNCDSSASALCWSGKNQDQLLCLTHDEGLQLWDLSRLDSDDSFTLFSSADARTLVSLPEGTSLDYFVGGMWLEEAARLVILGGTHSGELHLLDCSSTELKLMKSLNGGHSSTVRCFQWDAVGNALLTGGEDGQLLQWKTGAEEISVGKKDNFKSISSVQLKAKSQRNQALKREKKHTF, from the exons ATGGATTCTCTTGAAGACACCTTCGAGGAGCTGTCAATCTCCAGACGCTTGCAGCCAGACGATCCTTCGTACATACTGGACTTAAGCCTTTCTCCTATAGACCTTATCGCCGTGTCGTGCTCCAATCATGCTGTTCGCCTGCACGCTAAAGAGACCCTAAGAATTCTGGGAGAATATCAGGGCCACACCGGGGCCGTTTTTGGGGTTCGGTTTTCTCCGTCTTTGCCCAATCTGCTCTTTACGGGCTCTTCGGACGGTACGGTACGAAGCTGGGACGTGCGTCAGCCCGGTTCCTTTGCGGTTCGAGTGTTCAGGAGCGATCCAGATCATGCGTATTGTTCCTTCGACGTGAGCTGTAACGACACGGTTGTGTGTGCCGGCACCGAGCAGCTGGGTGAAGACAGCTTTCTGGTTTTCTGGGATTCGCGGATGATGGGAAGCGGAGCGAAAAAGGACGGGCTGCTGGGCGTATACTCCGAGTCGCACAGTGACGACATAACAGCCGTGCGCTTCCACCCAAAGCAGGCTGACAGGCTGGCGTCGGGTTCAACAGACGGCCTGGTGAACGTGTTCGATTTGAGTTTGGGTAAAGAAGACGACGCTCTTGTCACCACGTGCAACTGCGACTCCTCCGCCAGTGCCCTCTGTTGGTCAG GTAAAAATCAGGACCAGCTGCTGTGTCTGACTCACGACGAAGGCCTCCAGCTGTGGGATTTGTCCCGGCTGGACAGCGACGACTCGTTCACCCTCTTCAGTTCGGCCGACGCTCGAACCCTTGTCTCCTTACCCGAGGGAACCTCCCTGGACTATTTTGTGGGCGGAATGTGGCTGGAGGAAGCAGCTCGTTTGGTCATCTTGGGCGGAACCCACAGCGGAGAGCTCCACTTGCTGGACTGCAGCAGCACTGAACTGAAGCTGATGAAGTCACTGAACGGCGGCCATTCGTCCACGGTGAGGTGTTTTCAGTGGGACGCGGTGGGCAACGCTTTGCTGACGGGCGGAGAGGATGGCCAGCTGCTGCAGTGGAAGACGGGAGCGGAGGAGATCAGCGTGGGGAAGAAAGACAACTTTAAAAGCATTTCGTCTGTGCAACTTAAAGCAAAATCACAAAGGAACCAGGCGttgaaaagagagaagaagcatacattttaa
- the sgpp1b gene encoding sphingosine-1-phosphate phosphatase 1 isoform X2, producing the protein MGLTRLLTSLHDPQHVARFQELCGVRGSFTGGQVDAEQRDRPSRGGKGKHQDVNGAVNGTANGDTGESARARPSSGSGTDGMARGPLRKNSLTGEVGHQFVISNRFLYYAFTLGTELGNELFYISFFPFLTWNVDPYVARRLIAIWVWVMYLGQCTKDLVRWKRPASPPVVKLEVFYDSEYSMPSTHAMSGTAVPLGLFLLTCGRWEYPLLTGLVLVLSWSVLVCVSRVYMGMHSVLFRLNVHDSGSKVSGIWLLKDVIAGFFFSLLILAIFYPALDAIDTFNLSSRYAPVLVVSFHAILGLFSFTLDTWSTSRGDTAQILGTGAGIAVASHLNHQLALIHDPPASMLPLQAPPLSLGLFGWSFVRFVLGVTMLFATRAVMKALTIPLVCRAVGISSQDVRIARQNMQVELPYRYIVYWTVGFSAFFVVPFIFSCVGLY; encoded by the exons ATGGGATTAACGCGGCTGTTGACATCGCTGCACGACCCGCAGCACGTCGCCCGGTTCCAGGAGCTGTGCGGTGTCCGGGGCTCCTTCACCGGGGGCCAGGTGGATGCAGAACAGCGAGACAGACCGTCCCGAGGAGGGAAAGGGAAACACCAGGACGTCAACGGCGCGGTAAACGGGACGGCGAACGGGGACACCGGAGAAAGCGCTCGCGCGCGTCCGTCTAGCGGTTCCGGGACGGACGGAATGGCTCGAGGGCCGCTGCGTAAGAACTCGCTGACGGGAGAGGTGGGTCACCAGTTCGTGATCTCCAACCGGTTCCTGTACTACGCGTTCACGCTGGGCACCGAACTGGGCAACGAGCTGTTCTACATCAGCTTTTTCCCGTTTCTCACCTGGAACGTAGACCCGTACGTCGCGCGCCGCCTGATTGCGATCTGGGTCTGGGTCATGTACCTGGGGCAGTGCACCAAGGACCTGGTGCGGTGGAAGCGGCCCGCCTCCCCTCCTGTGGTCAAGCTGGAGGTGTTTTACGACTCCGAGTACAGCATGCCGTCCACACACGCCATGTCCGGTACCGCCGTGCCGCTGGGACTCTTCCTGCTCACCTGCGGCCGCTGGGAG TATCCCTTACTCACCGGACTGGTGCTGGTGTTGAGCTGGAGcgtgctggtgtgtgtgagtcGCGTCTACATGGGCATGCACTCTGTCCTG TTCCGTCTAAACGTTCATGACTCAGGCTCAAAGGTATCTGGTATCTGGTTACTCAAg GATGTGATTGCAGGGTTCTTTTTCAGCCTGCTCATCCTGGCCATATTCTATCCAGCGCTGGACGCCATCGACACCTTCAACCTGTCTTCCAGATACGCTCCGGTTCTCGTCGTGTCGTTCCACGCCATCCTGGGACTTTTCTCTTTCACGCTGGACACGTGGAGCACATCCCGAGGTGACACCGCTCAAATCCTGGGTACGGGCGCGGGCATCGCCGTGGCGTCTCATCTCAACCACCAGCTGGCTCTGATCCACGATCCTCCTGCCTCCATGCTGCCTCTGCAGGCTCCACCGCTCAGCCTGGGACTCTTCGGGTGGAGCTTCGTGCGATTTGTCCTGGGCGTGACGATGCTATTCGCCACAAGGGCGGTGATGAAGGCTCTCACCATCCCCCTGGTGTGCCGCGCCGTCGGGATCTCCAGCCAGGACGTCCGCATAGCCAGACAGAACATGCAGGTGGAGCTCCCGTACCGCTACATCGTTTACTGGACCGTCGGCTTCAGCGCCTTCTTCGTCGTACCCTTCATTTTCAGCTGCGTCGGCTTGTACTGA
- the sgpp1b gene encoding sphingosine-1-phosphate phosphatase 1 isoform X1 produces MGLTRLLTSLHDPQHVARFQELCGVRGSFTGGQVDAEQRDRPSRGGKGKHQDVNGAVNGTANGDTGESARARPSSGSGTDGMARGPLRKNSLTGEVGHQFVISNRFLYYAFTLGTELGNELFYISFFPFLTWNVDPYVARRLIAIWVWVMYLGQCTKDLVRWKRPASPPVVKLEVFYDSEYSMPSTHAMSGTAVPLGLFLLTCGRWEYPLLTGLVLVLSWSVLVCVSRVYMGMHSVLQFRLNVHDSGSKVSGIWLLKDVIAGFFFSLLILAIFYPALDAIDTFNLSSRYAPVLVVSFHAILGLFSFTLDTWSTSRGDTAQILGTGAGIAVASHLNHQLALIHDPPASMLPLQAPPLSLGLFGWSFVRFVLGVTMLFATRAVMKALTIPLVCRAVGISSQDVRIARQNMQVELPYRYIVYWTVGFSAFFVVPFIFSCVGLY; encoded by the exons ATGGGATTAACGCGGCTGTTGACATCGCTGCACGACCCGCAGCACGTCGCCCGGTTCCAGGAGCTGTGCGGTGTCCGGGGCTCCTTCACCGGGGGCCAGGTGGATGCAGAACAGCGAGACAGACCGTCCCGAGGAGGGAAAGGGAAACACCAGGACGTCAACGGCGCGGTAAACGGGACGGCGAACGGGGACACCGGAGAAAGCGCTCGCGCGCGTCCGTCTAGCGGTTCCGGGACGGACGGAATGGCTCGAGGGCCGCTGCGTAAGAACTCGCTGACGGGAGAGGTGGGTCACCAGTTCGTGATCTCCAACCGGTTCCTGTACTACGCGTTCACGCTGGGCACCGAACTGGGCAACGAGCTGTTCTACATCAGCTTTTTCCCGTTTCTCACCTGGAACGTAGACCCGTACGTCGCGCGCCGCCTGATTGCGATCTGGGTCTGGGTCATGTACCTGGGGCAGTGCACCAAGGACCTGGTGCGGTGGAAGCGGCCCGCCTCCCCTCCTGTGGTCAAGCTGGAGGTGTTTTACGACTCCGAGTACAGCATGCCGTCCACACACGCCATGTCCGGTACCGCCGTGCCGCTGGGACTCTTCCTGCTCACCTGCGGCCGCTGGGAG TATCCCTTACTCACCGGACTGGTGCTGGTGTTGAGCTGGAGcgtgctggtgtgtgtgagtcGCGTCTACATGGGCATGCACTCTGTCCTG CAGTTCCGTCTAAACGTTCATGACTCAGGCTCAAAGGTATCTGGTATCTGGTTACTCAAg GATGTGATTGCAGGGTTCTTTTTCAGCCTGCTCATCCTGGCCATATTCTATCCAGCGCTGGACGCCATCGACACCTTCAACCTGTCTTCCAGATACGCTCCGGTTCTCGTCGTGTCGTTCCACGCCATCCTGGGACTTTTCTCTTTCACGCTGGACACGTGGAGCACATCCCGAGGTGACACCGCTCAAATCCTGGGTACGGGCGCGGGCATCGCCGTGGCGTCTCATCTCAACCACCAGCTGGCTCTGATCCACGATCCTCCTGCCTCCATGCTGCCTCTGCAGGCTCCACCGCTCAGCCTGGGACTCTTCGGGTGGAGCTTCGTGCGATTTGTCCTGGGCGTGACGATGCTATTCGCCACAAGGGCGGTGATGAAGGCTCTCACCATCCCCCTGGTGTGCCGCGCCGTCGGGATCTCCAGCCAGGACGTCCGCATAGCCAGACAGAACATGCAGGTGGAGCTCCCGTACCGCTACATCGTTTACTGGACCGTCGGCTTCAGCGCCTTCTTCGTCGTACCCTTCATTTTCAGCTGCGTCGGCTTGTACTGA